The Streptomyces puniciscabiei genomic interval CAGCTGGGCCGCCGACTGGTGGAGAAGGGATTCGGCATGTTCTACACCACCGATCCCGGCCCGCGCTGGGGCGACGCGGACCGGCGCGCGGTGGAGGCCTTCCAGCGCGCCCAGGGCTGGCGCGGCGGTGCGGCGGACGGTCACCCGGGACCGGAGACCTGGCGCCGGCTGTTCGCGGACACGGTCCCCGACCGAGTGACGCGCCTCTGACCGCCGGGGCGGGTGAGCGGTCTCCGGTGGGCGGGTGGGCGGTCTTCGTCGGGCGGGTGGGCGGTTTCCGGCGGGCCGAGGGCTATCCGGCCGCCGGGCCGAGCCACCTGCCGCCGCGGCCCGCCGGTTGACGGGGCCCACTGGCCGCCGGGGCCCGCCGATTGGCGGGTCTCCGACCGGTCTCCGACCGCCCGGTCCGGCCCCGGTCTGCGACCAGCCACTCGCACGGCCGATCCCGGTTCCGAAGGCGACCGCGCCCGACCCCGGCCCCGACCCCTGCCCGACCCCGCCCCGACCTCGACCCCGACTTCGACCCCGGCCCGACCTCGACCCCGGCCCGACCCCGGCCCGACCTCGACCCCGGCCCGACCCTGCCCCGACCTCGACCCCGCCCCGACCCTGCCCCGACGTCGACCCCGGCGCGACCCCGCCCCGATCTCGACCCCGGCCGCTGTCGACCCCGATCCTCGCCGCCGGGCATCCGGCGGTGGCGGTGGGCGGGCCGGTCCCCACCTCCACCCAAGGGCCCCCGCCCCTGTCCGTCCCTCCCTTCCCCGTTCCTCCCACCCCCGTCCCCCTGTCCATCTCAACCACCTGTTCACGACGCATCTGGCGCGGAGGCTGGAGGCACGCATGGGTACGAGCACGTCACACACGACGCCCGAATCCGAGGGTCAGCCGGAGGGTTCCCTGGGAGCGGTCGGGCGGCCGGACCGCCCGATGCCGGGCGGGGCGACCATCGAGATCCCCGTCCATCTGCTCTTCCGCGACGACGCCGACCCGATGAACCCGGTGAAGGTGCCGCTCAAGCCCGCCGTGGTGGCCCGTCGCCGGGGCACCGGTGAGCGGCCGTGCCCAGGACAGCCGGCTCCGGTGCGCCGGCGGCCGCTGCCGGAGGTCGACCCGGACCTGGCGGAGCACCCGGCACGGGTGCTGCCGGGGGCGGCCGGGCTGCTGGCCGGGCTCTGCGGGGTCACCGGTGCTCTGGCGACCTCCTGGTGGGCGGGGCTGCTGCCGCCCGCCGTGGCGGAGGCGCTGTCGCTGCCCGCGTCCCTGGCTGCCGGGCCCGGTCCGGCACAGTGGGCGGCGTACGCCGGGGCGTGGGCGCTGGCGCTGCTCGGCTTCGGCGGGCTGGTCCGGGGGCGGACCGGGCGGGCCTGGGTGCTCGACCTGTCCGGCGGCTACCGGGGGACGGTACGGCGCACCGGGCTGTTCTGGGTGAACCCGCTGCTGCGGCGGCGCCGGGTCGATGTACGGCTGCGGCACTGGCGCAGCGAGGCGATGCCGGCGGCGGATCGCGAGGGGATGCCGCTCAGGGTGGTGGTGCTGGTGGTGTGGCGGATGCGGGACACCGCACGGGCGGTGCTCGGCGTCGAGGACCACGAGAGGTATCTGCGCGAGTGCGTGGAGGCGGCGCTGGCGCGGGTGCCGGTGGAGCCGGCGGGCGGGACGCGCGGCGGGGTGACGGCGGCCGGGGAGGCGCTGACCCGGCTGGTGGTGGAGGAGGCCGCGCCGGTCGGTGTGGAGGTGTTCTCGGTGCGGCCGCTCCTGGTGGAGTACGCCCCGGAGGTCGCCGCCGCCGTGCACCGGCGCCGGATCGCCCGGCTGGACGCCCGGCAGCGGGCCGGCATGCTCGACTCGGTGGTGGACTTCGTGGAGGACACCATGAGCAGGCTGACCGCGCGGGGGCTGGTCGGGGCCGACGACTACGAGCGGAAAGCGCTGGTGCGGGACCTGACGGTCGCCTTCTTCTCAGGGCGCGGGGAGCCGTCGTAGCGCAGTCTCCACTGCGGCCGCGATGGACACAGTCTTTTGTATGGACACAGTCAACGGGCGGCAATAATCTGGCACTTGGTCTAGACCTACCTGCACAGCTCATCGAACTCCCCACGTTCTCCAGGAGCGGCAGTATGCGCACCAGGACCAAGTTGTCCGCGGTCGTGCTGGGTGTGATGACCGCCGGAGCGTTCGCGCTCTCCACCGGCGGCGCCAGCGGGCACGGCTACACCGACCTCCCCATCAGCAGGCAGAAGCTCTGCGCCAACGGCACGGTGACGGGCTGCGGTGACATCCAGTACGAACCGCAGAGCGTCGAGGGCCCCAAGGGCTTCCCGGCCGCGGGGCCCGCCGACGGCCAGATCTGCAACGGCGGCCTGAGCCGGTTCGCCCAGCTCAGCTCGCCGACCGCACCGTCCGGCGCCGCCTGGCCCACGACCAGGGTGACGGGCGGGCAGACGTACACCTTCCGCTGGCAGTTCACCGCCCAGCACGCCACGACGGACTTCAAGTACTTCGTCACCAAGCAGGGCTGGAACCAGAACCACCCCCTGTCCCGCTCGGACCTCAACCTCACCCCGTTCCTGACGGTCCCCTACAACGGCCAGCGCCCGCCGGCCACCCTCAGTCACAGCGGCACCCTGCCGACCGGGCTGAGCGGGCACCACGTCATCCTCGCGGTGTGGACGATCGCCGACACGGGCAACGCGTTCTACGCCTGCTCGGACGTCACCTTCTGAGGACCGTTCCGCCACAGCACGGAAACTGAGGTTCCCTTGAGGCCGGCCGTCCCTACCGGCGGGTACGTTCCTCGCACGCCGACCGAGCGGAGCGGCGTACCGGACCTCGGGGGACCTCATGTTCGAGCTGCTCTTCTACGCCGTACCCACCCTCATGATCGCGGGCTTCGGGTCCGCCCTGTTCCTGCTGCTGCGCCGCGCCCGGCGGATCAGCAGGACCTGGTCGCAGGGGCTGACCGCCGAGGGGCGCTGTCTGCGGATGTTCACGACGACCAGCGGGGGCGGCGGCGACACCTCGGTGCGCACGACCGTGCACCACGTCTACGAGTTCACCACCCACGAGGGCCGCACGGTCCGGTTCGAGGAGGAGAACGGGCCCGCGACCGTCCTGGAGGGCGACTTCGTCACCGTGCGGTATCTGCCCGAGCAGCCCCAGCGGGCCACCGCGCTCCCGCCCTCCCGCGGCAGGCTCGCCGCCGGCACCGGCTGCGGGGCGGCCTTCCTGGGCGTGGCCATCGCCTTCTGTGTGGTCTTCATCGTCGTCGCCCACATGATGTTCACGGAGGCGGACGGGCTCATGCCGTAGCACTCCCTATCTGACGCTACGTCAGTTACCGTGCGCGTCCATGGAGTCCATGACGCGCACGGTCGCCGAGCTGGTCGCGGCGCGGTGGGGGGACCACCGCCCGGGACTCGGCTGCGAGGAACGGACGCTGACCCAGCACCAGTTCGCCGCGGGCGCCGCCGCGCGGGCGGCCCTGCTGGCCGACCTGCTGCCACCGGGTGCCGTACCGCATGTCGGGGTGCTCCTCGACAACACCGAGGAGTTCCCGCTCTGGCTCGGCGCCGCGGCCCTGGCCGGTGCGGCCGTCGCCGGGATCAACCCCACGCGCCGGGGAGCCGAACTGGCCCGGGACATCCTGCACACCGAGTGCCCGCTCCTGGTCACCGAGCGGGCCCACCTGCCGCTGCTGGCCGGCCTGGAACTGCCGGGGGTACGGATCCTCGTGACGGACGGGGACGAGTACGCCGCCCTCCTCGCCCCCTACGCCGACGCCGTGCCCGACCCCTCCCGCGCTGCTCCCACCGACCGGCTGCTGCTGTACTTCACCTCCGGATCGACCGGCGCCCCCAAGGCCGCGCTCTGCTCCCAGGGGCGGCTGGCGGCGGCCGGGCAGGCGCTGGTGCGGCAGTTCGGGGTGTGCGCGGACGACGTGCACTACATCTGCATGCCGATGTTCCACGGCAACGCGGTGATCGCCGACTGGGCGCCCGCGCTCGCCGCCGGCGCGGGGGTCGCCTTGCGGCGGCGGTTCTCGGCGTCCGGGTTCCTGCCCGATGTGCGCCGGTACGGGGCGACGTACTTCACGTATGTCGGGCGGGCCATCCAGTACGTCCTCGCCACCGAGGAGCGCGCGGACGACCGCGACAACCCCCTGCGGCTCGGCTTCGGCACCGAGGCCGGCGCGGTGGACGCGGCGGCCTTCGAGCGGCGGTTCGGGGTCCGGCTGGTGGAGGGCTACGGCTCCTCCGAGGGCGGGGCGGCGATCCAGTGGGCGCCGGGCACACCCAAGGGCGCGGTGGGACCGGCCGGGCCCGGGCTGGTGGTGCTGGACCCCGCCACCGGACGCGAGTGCCCGCCGGCCCGGTTCGACACCGCCGGGCGGCTGCTGAACGGGGAGGAGGCGATCGGGGAGCTGGTGAACTGGGGGCCCAGCCCCTTCGAGGGGTACTGGCGGAATCCGGCCGCCGAGGCCGAGCGGCGCAGGGGCGGGGCGTACTGGACCGGTGATCTGTTCTACCGGGACGCCGGCGGCCATCTGTACTTCGCGGGCCGTGGGGACGACCGGATCCGTGTCGACGGGGAGAACCTGGCCGCCGCGATGATCGAGAACATCGTCGCCCGGTACGAGGGTGCGGTGGCCGTCGCCGTGTACGGGGTGCCGGACCCGGTGACCGGGGACCAGGTGATGGCGACCATCGCCGGGTCCTTCGATCCGGCGGGCTTCGCCGAGTTCCTGGCGGCCCAGCCGGACCTGGGAACGAAGATGGCACCCCGGTTCGTGCGGGTGGTGGAGCGGATGCCGGTGACGGCCACGAACAAGATCCACCGGGCGCGGCTGAGGCGCGAGGGGTACGCGTGCGCCGACCCGGTGTGGTGGCGGCCGCCGGGGGAGGAGACCTACCGGAGGCTTACGGAGGGGGACGCCGAAGGGCCCCTCGCTCTCGCAAGGGACCCTTCGTCCGTGTGCGCCGCCAGGGACTCGAACCCCGGACCCGCTGATTAAGAGTCAGCTGCTCTAACCAACTGAGCTAGCGGCGCATGACTCCCGCCGACCTCGGATTTTGTCTTCCTCGGCTGGCGACGAAGAAAATACTACCTGGTCCTGAGGGGTGCTCGTGACCACCTACAGGGCCAGCGACAGGAGCACGGGTGCGGCGTTCCGGTTCAGCGTCTCCGCCGCCTGCTTCAGCCGGTGCGCGTGCTCCACGGGAAGCGACAGCGCCAGGCAGCCCACCGAGGCGCCCGCCGTGATCGGGACCGCCGCGCAGACCGTGCCGATCGCGTACTCCTGGAGGTCCAGGACCGGCACCGTCGGCGGCTGGGACTCCAGGCGGGAGAGCAGGAGCTTGTCGCTGGTGATGGTGCGCGAGGTGAGGCGGGCCATCTTGTGGCGGGAGAGGTGGTCGCGGCGGGCGTTGTGGTCGAGCTGGGTGAGCAGGCTCTTGCCGACCGCCGTGGCGTGGGCGGAGTAGCGGAAGTCGACCCACTCGTTGACCGCCGGGGTGGTGGGCCCGGCGGCGTACTGGGTGACCTTGACCTCGCCGTCGACGTAGCGACTCATGTAGACCGCCGCGCCGACCGAGTCGCGCAGCCGGTCCAGGGTGTGCTGGAGCTTCTCGCGCAGGGCCCCCTCCCGGTCGTGCGCGGAGGTGAGGCGGCGCAGGGTGTCACCGGTGACGTACGCCCCGTCGGTGATCTGCTCGACGTAGCCCTCCCGGCGCAGCATGCGCAGCAGGGCGGTGAGCCGCTCGGGGCCGAGGCCGGTGCGGCGGGACAGTTCGGTGTCGGTGACGCCGGCGGGATGGCGGGCGACGGTCTCCAGCACGCGCAGGGCGTCCTGGGCCGAGTGGTACGGGGCGGTCGGCTCGTGCATCAGCGCCACGGTGCATCCCCCTGCGCTCGCCTGTGTGGGCCGCGGTATCCGGACGGCGGATCGCTACCACGATAACGGGCAAACCCGGTGCGGGGAGAGGGGGTTGGCGAGATTCTTTTGCCCGCCTGACCCCTCCCAACTGCGACGCAGACCCTCTGGCATATGCCAAGGTCATGACCCAAGGGCTGGACCTCGGCATCTTCCGGATTCACAGCCCGTGGTCACAGGACCGCGCTGAGGAATTCCCGGGTGCGGTCCTGCTCCGGCTCGGTGAAGATCTTCTCCGGGGAGCCCGATTCGATCACCCGTCCGCCGTCGAACATCAGCACCTGGTCGGAGATGTCCCGGGCGAAACCCATCTCGTGGGTCACACAGAGCATCGTGATGTCGGTGCTGCGGGCGATGTCCCTGAGCAGGTCGAGTACGCCCGCGACCAGCTCCGGGTCGAGCGCGGAGGTCACCTCGTCCAGCAGCAGCACCCGCGGCCGCATCGCCAGCGCCCGCGCGATCGCCACCCGCTGCTGCTGTCCGCCGGAGAGCCGGGTGGGCTTCGCGTCGCACTTGTCGGTCAGCCCCACCAGCTCCAGCAGCTCCCGGGCCCGTTCCTCGGCCTCGTCCTTGGACATGCCGAGGACCTGCACCGGAGCCTCGGTGATGTTCCGCAGCACGCTCATGTTCGGGAACAGGTTGAACTGCTGGAACACCATCCCGATCTTCTTGCGGACCTCCCGGACCTGCTTCTCCGGCGCCGGGAACAGCCGCTCCCCGTCGACGGTGATCGTGCCCTCGTCCGGCTTGGTGAGGGTCATCAGGAGTCTGAGGATCGTGGTCTTGCCGGATCCGGACGGCCCGATCAGGGTCACGTGCCGGCCGGCGTCGACGGAGAAGTCCAGCCGGTCGAGCACCGTGTTGGCGCCGAACCGCTTGGTGACGTTCTCCAGGCGGATCAGCTCGGTCGGCTGGGCGTCGGTGAGGGAGGGCTGCGGACGGGTCTCAACGGACAAGGCGTCGCTCCAGGGCTCGCATCAGAAGGGAGGACAGATAGGAGATGAGGATGAAGGCCACCCCGATCACGGTGAGGGGCTCGGTGAACTGGAAGTGCTGCTGGGAGAAGAGCCGGGCACGCCCGAGCATGTCCAGCACGGTGATCGTCATCAGCATCGGTGTGTCCTTGAGCATGGAGATCACGTAGTTGCCGAGCGCGGGGACCACCCGGCGGATCGCCTGCGGCAGGATCACCACGGTCCAGGTCCGCCGCCGTGGCAGGTTCAGCGCGGTCGCCGCCTCCCACTGGCCGGGCGGCACCGCCTCGATTCCGGCCCGGTAGACCTGCATCGTGTACGTCGAGTAGTGCAGGCCGATCGCGAAGACACCGGTGGTCAGCGCCGAGAAGGTCACGCCCCACTCGGGCAGCACGTAGAACAGGAAGAACAGCTGCACCAGCAGCGGGGTGTTGCGCACGAACTCCGTGACCACCCCGACCGGCCAGCGCACCCACCGGCTCGGTGTCCGCATCAGCAGCGTCCAGACCAGACCGAGGGTGAAGGAGAGCAGCGACCCCAGGGCGACGGCCTCCAGGGTGACGAGCAACCCCCGCCAGAATTCCGGCATGAAGTCGCTCACGGCGTTCCAGTCCCACTTCATGCGACCCGACCCCCCACTCCGGTCGTCTGCGCGCGCTTGAGCTCACGCGACGCCGAGAAGGTCCCGGCGTCCTTGCCGATCCCGGCCTTCAGCCGCTTCTCCAGGGAGCGCATCAGCCGCGTCAGGACGAAGGCGATCGCGAAGTAGATCAGCAGCACGTACGTGTAGATCTCCGCGCTCTGCTGCAGCGCCAGCCGCACGAGGTTCGCGCTGAACGTCAGATCGCCCATGCCCATCAGCGACACCAGCGCGGTGCCCTTGAGCAGCTCGATCAGCAGGTTGCAGAAGGACGGGATCATCTCCGGCACCGCCTGCGGCAGCACGACCAGCCGCATCCGCTGCCAGGGCGTGAAGCTGAGCGCGATCCCGCCCTCCTTCTGCGCCGGGTCCACCGCGTTCAGCGCGCCGCGCACGATCTCCGAGCCGTACGCGCCATAGGTCATCCCGAGCGCCAGCGTGCCCGCCCACATCGGCACCAGCTGCCAGCCGAACGCGACCGGCAGCACGAAGAACACCCAGAAGATCATCACCAGCGCCGAGGTGCCACGGAACACCTCGGTGTAGAAGCCGGCGACGAACCGCACGATCCACAGCCGGTGCGTCCGCGCGATACCGACGACGAAGGACACGGCGGCGGCCAGCAACGCGCTGAACACCAGCAGCTGGACGGTGGTCCAGACGCCCTTGAGTACGAGTTCCCACAGTCCCGAGGTCATCCGCCGCACAGCTCCTTCGCGGTGAGGTCGGTCATCTCGGCCTTCGTGAACCCGAAGGGCCGAAGGATCCGGAACAGCTCGCCGCTCCGCTTCAGCTTGTGCAGCTCGACGTTGAAGGCGTCCCGCAGCCTCGTCTCGGTCGGCCGGAAGGCGAACGCGCCGCCGTCGACGTGCGGTTTGCCCTTGACCAGCGGCGCGAACGGCGCGGTGGCCTCCGCCTTGCTCGACTTCTTCGCCACTTCCCGCGTGGTGATCGCCGTACCGGCGAAGACGTCGGCCCGGCCTGTCTCGACGGCGTTCAGCCCGGCTACCTGGTCCGGGACGACGAGGATGTCGCCCCGCTTGTACCCGGCCTCGACCGCGTACTCGATGTCGGCGTAGCCGGTGCCGGTGGCGAACTTGGCCTTCTTCGCGACGACGTCCTTGTAGGAGTGCAGCCCCAGCGGGTTGCCCTTGCGCACGATGAACGAGTCCAGCATCTGGTAGTCCGGATCGGCGAAGATGACCTGCCGGCAGCGCTCCGGATTGACGTACATCCCGGCCGCCACGACGTCGAACTGCTGCGAGTTGAGCCCCGGGATCAACGAGCCGAACTCGGTCGGCACCGGCTGGACCCGGTCCACCCCGAGCCGTTTGAAGATCACCTTGGCCAGTTCGGGCGCCTCACCGGTGAGATGGCCGTCCTTGTCGATGTACCCGAAGGGGATCTCACCGGCGATCCCGAGCCGTACGACACCCTGCGCGCGAAGGCGTTCGAGCAGGTCACCGCCCGGCTTGCCGGACGCCTCGGCCACCCGGGAGCAGCCCGCCGCGCCCAGCACACCGAGGGCGGCGAGACCACCGAGCACCGAGCGCCGGGTGTGCCCGCCGCGTCTGAGTTCCGACCGGAATGTGTGTACGTCGTTCCCAAGTGGTGGAGCCATGGCGGCGCGGCTACCCAAGCGGATCCCGGCTATGCACCCTTGTTTCCATGGCCGATCGATTCGTCACCGTCTCGCTCGAGAAGCGCGATGTGCACTGCACGGCACGACTGCTGGCCGACCGCGCGCCCCTGACCTGCGAGGCCGTATGGCGGGCGCTCCCCCTCGCGGGCGACGTCTACCACGCCAAATACGCCCGCAACGAGATCTACGCCCTCTTCCCTCCCTTCGCCTCCACGGAACCCCCACTGGAGAACCCGACGGTCACCCCGATTCCCGGCGACCTCTGTTACTTCTCCTTCGCCGGCACCGAACTGGGCACGAAGGCCTACGGCTACGACCGCGAGGTCCGCCCCGGCACCACCGTCGTCGACCTGGCCCTGTTCTACGAGCGCAACAACCTGCTCCTCAACGGCGACGTGGGCTGGGTGCCCGGGATCGTGTGGGGCCAGGTGGTGGAGGGACTGGAGGCGATGGCCGAGGCCTGCAACGACCTCTGGCGCGGCGGGGCGGCGGGGGAGACGCTCGCTTTCCGGCGGGCGTGAGACCGGTCGGCGCGCGGCTCAGGGAAGCGGGGCCGGCGCCGGCACCACCCCGGCCTCGTACAGCGCGTGCGCGGCGCGCAGGACCAGGTCGTCCCGGTGCCGGGCGGCGACCAGTTGCATCCCCACGGGCAGGCCGTCGCCGTCCGTGCCCACCGGTACGGTCGCCGCGGGCTGCTGGGTGAGGTTGAAGGGGTAGGTGAACGGCGTCCAGCCGGTCCAGCGGTGGTGGGCCGCGCCCCTCGGCGCCTCCACGCCCGCCTCGAACGCGGTCAGCGGCAGCGTCGGGGTGACCAGGAGGTCGTAGCGCTCGTGGAAGCGGCCCATACGCCGGCCGAGGTCCATGCGGACGTCCACCGCGGCCAGGTAGTCCAGCGCGCTGTAGCGGGCGCCCCGCACGCAGATCTCGCGCAGGCCGGGGTCCAGCAGTTGCCGCTTGCGCGGGGAGAACCGCTCGGTGACCCGGGCCGCGCCGCTGAACCACAGGGTGTGGAAGGCGTCCACCGGGTCGCTGAAGTCCGGGTCGGTCTCCTCCACGTACGCGCCGAGGTCGGCGAGGGCCGCCACCGTCCGCCGTACCGCCGCGGCGACCGCCGGCTGGACCGCGACCTGGCCGCCCAGGGACGGGGAGTACGCCACCCGCAGCCCGTGCACGCCGCCCCTCAGCCCCTCCGCGAAGGAGCCCGGCGCCGGCGGCAGGCCCGACCAGTCGCGGGCGTCCGGGGCGCCGATGACGTCCAGCAGCAGGGCCGCGTCGGCCGCGTCCCGGGTCATCGGTCCCGCGTGCGAGAGGGTGCCGAACGCGCTCGCCGGATACAGCGGCACCCTGCCGTACGTCGGCTTCAGCCCGAAGATCCCGCAGAACGCGGCCGGGATGCGGATGCTGCCCCCGCCGTCCGTGCCCAGCGACAGCGGGCCCGCGCCGAGCGCCACCGCCGCCGCGCTGCCCCCGCTGGAGCCTCCGGCGGTGCGCGAGTGGTCGTGCGGGTTGCGGGTGATGCCGGTCAGCGGGGAGTCGGTCACGCCCTTCCAGCCGAACTCGGGGGTCGTCGTCTTGCCCAGGAACACCGCGCCGTGCTCGCGCAGCCGGGCCACCGAGGGGGCGTCCTCGTCCCAACTGCCCTGCTCGGAGATCGTCCTGGAGCCGCGCAGGGTCGGGTGGCCGCGCAGCAGGAGGATGTCCTTCACCGTCACCGGCACCCCGTCGAGCAGCCCGGCCGGCTCACCGCGCCGCCAGCGTTCCTCCGACTCCCGCGCCCGGGCCAGCGCGTCCTCCTCGGTGAGGCGCACGAACGCGTTCACCTCCGGCTGGATCCGGCGGGCCCGCTCCAGAGCCTGCCCGGTCGCCTCCACGGGACTGAACTCCCCCTTGCGGTAACCCTCGAGGAGCTGGACGGCGGTCAGGTCGGTGAGCTGCATGCACCCTCCAAGAGGTCCAAGGGATCCAAGGGGCCGAGAGGTCAGTGACCGGGGACGTAACCGCGTTTCTTGTCGACCACGTTCACCAGTGATCTGCCCGCCGCCCACCGCTCGTACAACTCCACGAACTGCGCGGCCAGTTCGTCCCGCCAGCCGACCGTGTCCCCGCTCATGTGCGGGGAGACGATCAGCCCCGGAAGCCCCCACAACGGGCTGTCCTCGGGGAGGGGTTCGCTGGTGAAGACGTCCAGGGCCGCGCCCGTGATCCAGCGCCGGGTCAGGGCGTGGGCGAGGGCGTCCTCGTCGACGAGCTGGCCCCGGCCGACGTTGACGAAGAACGCCGAGGGCTGCATCACGCCGAACCGGCGGCCGTCGAACATGCGGTACGTCTCCTCGGTGAGCGGCGCCGCCGCGATCACCCAGTCCGCGCGGGAGATCAGCCGGTCGAGGTCGGCCGGCCCGTGGACACCGGTCCGCGGCACCCGCCCGACCAGCGCCGTCGTCACGCCGAGGGCCTTCAGGGTGCGTACGATCGCCCGGCCGATCGGGCCCGAGCCGACCACGCACGCGCGCGTGCCCGCCACCCGCCGGCCCTCCCGGTGCCGCCAGGTGCGCTCCCGCTGGTGCTCCAGCGTGCGCGGCAGGTCCTTGGCGACCGCCAGCACCAGCGCCGCCACGTATTCGGCGATCGGCTGGTCGAAGATCCCGCGCGCGTTCGTGACCACCGTGTCGGACGCGGCGAGCTCCGGTCCCATCAGGTGGTCCACGCCCGCGCTCGCCGTGTGCACCCAGGCCGGGCGGGGCCCCTGCCCGGGCCAGGCCTCGCGGACCGCGTGCGAGGCGAAGTCCCAGACCAGGAGCACGTCCGCCTGCGGCAGCCGCTCGGCCAGGTGCGCGGCGTCCGTGTGCACGATCCGGGCGCGTCCGGTCAGCCGGCCGAGGCGCGGCGGCGGGTCGGCGTCCAGCACCAGGAGGGTCGGGAGGGTCGTCATACGGGGCGGCTCCGAGCGTCTGACATGCGCGGATTACCCGCGGATTGACCACGCTCGCACCCGAACCTACCTTCGTCAACACGGGCGTACTCGCGATCCGTTGCCCACTCGTCTCCCAGCGTGAGGCCGGTGCCAGCCATGGACGTCTCCTTTCTCGGCGGCCCCCGCCCACAGCGCGGGGTCGGCGTGGTGGCTCCCTTCGACTTCGCCCTCGACCGCGAGCTGTGGCGCTGGGTGCCCGACGAGGTGTCGCTGCATCTGACCCGGACCCCGTTCGTGCCGGTCGAGGTCAGCCTGGACCTGGCCCGTCTGGTGAGCGAGCACGAGACCCTCGGCGACGCCGTGCGCGCGCTGACCGCCGTCGCGCCCGAGGCCGTCGCCTACGCCTGCGCCTCCGGCAGCTTCGTCGGCGGGATCGCCGGGGAGCGGGCGATGTGCGCGGCGATGAGCCTCGCGGGCGCCCCACCCCCGGTGACCACCTCCGGCGCGCTGCTGGAGGCCCTGGCCGAGCTGCGGATCCGGCGCGTCGCGCTGGTCACGCCGTACACCGTGTCCGTGACCCGGGCGCTGGAGGACTTCGTCGCCGAGGCCGGCGTCGAGGTCACCGGGTGCGCCTTCATGGGCCTGACCCGGCACATCTGGCGGGTGCCGTACCGGGACGTCGTCGCCATGGCCCGGCAGGCGGTCCGCCCCGGCACCGCCGACGCGCTGTTCATCTCCTGCACCAACCTGCCGACGTACGACGTGATCCCCCAGCTGGAGGCCGAGCTGCGGATCCCCGTGCTGTCGGCCAACCAGGTCACGATGTGGGCTGCGCTGCGCCGGCTGGGTACCCGGGCCGTGGGGCCGTATCAGGCGCTGCTGGACGAGAGCGCGCGTGTCTGGCCCCCCGCATTGCCGGAAGCGACGCGGGAACTGCCGGAAGAGACGCAGGAAAGCTGAAGACGCCGGAACGACGCCGGAACACGGAAAAGGACGGTCATGACCGCACTCGGATTCCTCTACCCGGGCCACTCCGCCGAGGACGACTATCCACGCATCGAGCAGCTCCTGGGCAGCGACATCCGGGTGGACCTGGTCCACACCGACATCGGCGAGGACGCGCACCGGGTTGCGGCGCTGCGCGAGATGGGCTCCGCCGAACGGCTCGCGGCGGGCATGGAGCGCCTGCGGCTGACCGGTGCCGAGACGGTGGTGTGGGCGTGCACCAGCGGCGGCTTCGTGCACGGCTGGGAGGGCGCCCAGGAGCAGGTGCGCACGCTCGCCCGGCTGGCCGGGATGCCCGCGTCGTCGACGTCGTTCGCCTTCGTGCACGCGGCCCGGGAGATCGGGGTACGGCGGGTCGCGGTCGGCGCGACCTACCCGGAGGACGTCGCCGCGCTGTTCGCCGACTTCCTGCGTGCCGGGGGCCTGGAGGTGACCGGGATGCGCTCCTCGGGGATCGTCACGGCGGCGGAGGTCGGCACGTGGGGCGAGGAGGACGTGCTGACGCTGGCCCGGGCGGCCGACGTGCCGGACGCGGAGGCGGTACTGCTCCCGGACACGGCCCTGCACACGGCCGCGCATCTGTCGTTGCTGGAGAAGGCGCTGTCCAAGCCGGTGCTCACCGCGAACCAGGTGACG includes:
- a CDS encoding SPFH domain-containing protein; the protein is MGTSTSHTTPESEGQPEGSLGAVGRPDRPMPGGATIEIPVHLLFRDDADPMNPVKVPLKPAVVARRRGTGERPCPGQPAPVRRRPLPEVDPDLAEHPARVLPGAAGLLAGLCGVTGALATSWWAGLLPPAVAEALSLPASLAAGPGPAQWAAYAGAWALALLGFGGLVRGRTGRAWVLDLSGGYRGTVRRTGLFWVNPLLRRRRVDVRLRHWRSEAMPAADREGMPLRVVVLVVWRMRDTARAVLGVEDHERYLRECVEAALARVPVEPAGGTRGGVTAAGEALTRLVVEEAAPVGVEVFSVRPLLVEYAPEVAAAVHRRRIARLDARQRAGMLDSVVDFVEDTMSRLTARGLVGADDYERKALVRDLTVAFFSGRGEPS
- a CDS encoding lytic polysaccharide monooxygenase auxiliary activity family 9 protein → MRTRTKLSAVVLGVMTAGAFALSTGGASGHGYTDLPISRQKLCANGTVTGCGDIQYEPQSVEGPKGFPAAGPADGQICNGGLSRFAQLSSPTAPSGAAWPTTRVTGGQTYTFRWQFTAQHATTDFKYFVTKQGWNQNHPLSRSDLNLTPFLTVPYNGQRPPATLSHSGTLPTGLSGHHVILAVWTIADTGNAFYACSDVTF
- a CDS encoding DUF3592 domain-containing protein, producing the protein MFELLFYAVPTLMIAGFGSALFLLLRRARRISRTWSQGLTAEGRCLRMFTTTSGGGGDTSVRTTVHHVYEFTTHEGRTVRFEEENGPATVLEGDFVTVRYLPEQPQRATALPPSRGRLAAGTGCGAAFLGVAIAFCVVFIVVAHMMFTEADGLMP
- a CDS encoding IclR family transcriptional regulator, which translates into the protein MALMHEPTAPYHSAQDALRVLETVARHPAGVTDTELSRRTGLGPERLTALLRMLRREGYVEQITDGAYVTGDTLRRLTSAHDREGALREKLQHTLDRLRDSVGAAVYMSRYVDGEVKVTQYAAGPTTPAVNEWVDFRYSAHATAVGKSLLTQLDHNARRDHLSRHKMARLTSRTITSDKLLLSRLESQPPTVPVLDLQEYAIGTVCAAVPITAGASVGCLALSLPVEHAHRLKQAAETLNRNAAPVLLSLAL
- the ehuA gene encoding ectoine/hydroxyectoine ABC transporter ATP-binding protein EhuA; the protein is MSVETRPQPSLTDAQPTELIRLENVTKRFGANTVLDRLDFSVDAGRHVTLIGPSGSGKTTILRLLMTLTKPDEGTITVDGERLFPAPEKQVREVRKKIGMVFQQFNLFPNMSVLRNITEAPVQVLGMSKDEAEERARELLELVGLTDKCDAKPTRLSGGQQQRVAIARALAMRPRVLLLDEVTSALDPELVAGVLDLLRDIARSTDITMLCVTHEMGFARDISDQVLMFDGGRVIESGSPEKIFTEPEQDRTREFLSAVL
- the ehuD gene encoding ectoine/hydroxyectoine ABC transporter permease subunit EhuD, with translation MKWDWNAVSDFMPEFWRGLLVTLEAVALGSLLSFTLGLVWTLLMRTPSRWVRWPVGVVTEFVRNTPLLVQLFFLFYVLPEWGVTFSALTTGVFAIGLHYSTYTMQVYRAGIEAVPPGQWEAATALNLPRRRTWTVVILPQAIRRVVPALGNYVISMLKDTPMLMTITVLDMLGRARLFSQQHFQFTEPLTVIGVAFILISYLSSLLMRALERRLVR
- the ehuC gene encoding ectoine/hydroxyectoine ABC transporter permease subunit EhuC, giving the protein MTSGLWELVLKGVWTTVQLLVFSALLAAAVSFVVGIARTHRLWIVRFVAGFYTEVFRGTSALVMIFWVFFVLPVAFGWQLVPMWAGTLALGMTYGAYGSEIVRGALNAVDPAQKEGGIALSFTPWQRMRLVVLPQAVPEMIPSFCNLLIELLKGTALVSLMGMGDLTFSANLVRLALQQSAEIYTYVLLIYFAIAFVLTRLMRSLEKRLKAGIGKDAGTFSASRELKRAQTTGVGGRVA